From a region of the Gordonia sp. PP30 genome:
- a CDS encoding helix-turn-helix transcriptional regulator, with product MPEKTLTDVRAARTRAGLRQADLATAVGVSRQTIVSLERGDYSPSVYLALRIARTLGSTVEELFPLPEEN from the coding sequence GTGCCCGAGAAGACCCTCACCGACGTCCGCGCGGCCCGCACCCGCGCCGGACTGCGCCAGGCCGACCTCGCCACGGCCGTCGGGGTGAGCCGGCAGACGATCGTCTCGCTGGAACGCGGCGACTATTCGCCCTCGGTGTATCTCGCGCTCCGGATCGCCCGGACCCTCGGCAGCACCGTCGAAGAGCTGTTCCCACTCCCGGAGGAGAATTGA
- a CDS encoding 3-deoxy-7-phosphoheptulonate synthase codes for MTIAPDAVAAQTTASTSDRRITAFSPIPSPDTLRSELPLTARRAAAVARDREEIAAILAGRDDRLIVVVGPCSVHDPVAALDYASRLAPLAAEYAGTLKIVMRVYFEKPRTTIGWKGLINDPDMDESYDVEKGLRLARKLLLDVIDLGLPVGCEFLEPTSPQYIADAVAWGAIGARTTESQVHRQLASGLSMPIGFKNGTDGNVQVAVDGAKAAASPHVFFGLDDFGRGAVVATTGNQDCHVILRGGTGGPNYDADSVAAAVDALGRGGLAPKVMVDCSHANSGKDHERQARVAVEVAEQVAAARAAGLDPLISGVMLESFLVPGAQPVDAEPLVYGQSVTDKCMGWEASAQVLASLARAAG; via the coding sequence ATGACCATCGCCCCCGACGCCGTCGCCGCCCAGACGACCGCCTCGACCTCCGACCGCCGTATCACCGCGTTCTCGCCGATCCCGTCACCGGACACCCTTCGCAGCGAACTGCCGCTCACCGCTCGCCGCGCCGCGGCGGTGGCCCGCGACCGCGAAGAGATCGCGGCGATCCTGGCCGGCCGGGACGACCGGCTGATCGTCGTCGTCGGCCCGTGCTCGGTGCACGACCCGGTCGCGGCGCTCGACTACGCCAGCCGGCTCGCACCCCTGGCCGCCGAATACGCCGGCACCCTGAAGATCGTCATGCGCGTCTACTTCGAGAAGCCGCGGACCACGATCGGCTGGAAGGGCCTGATCAACGACCCCGACATGGACGAGTCCTACGACGTGGAGAAGGGTCTGCGCCTCGCGCGCAAGCTGCTGCTCGACGTGATCGACCTCGGTCTCCCGGTCGGCTGCGAATTCCTCGAACCGACCAGCCCGCAGTACATCGCCGACGCCGTCGCCTGGGGCGCCATCGGCGCCCGCACCACCGAATCGCAGGTGCATCGGCAGCTCGCGTCGGGGCTGTCCATGCCGATCGGCTTCAAGAACGGGACCGACGGCAACGTGCAGGTGGCGGTCGACGGCGCCAAGGCGGCCGCCAGCCCGCACGTCTTCTTCGGACTCGACGACTTCGGCCGCGGTGCCGTGGTGGCGACCACCGGAAACCAGGACTGCCATGTGATCCTGCGGGGCGGCACCGGCGGACCGAACTACGACGCCGACTCGGTGGCCGCCGCGGTCGACGCGCTCGGTCGGGGCGGTCTCGCGCCGAAGGTGATGGTCGACTGCTCGCACGCCAACTCGGGCAAGGACCACGAGCGGCAGGCGCGGGTAGCCGTCGAGGTCGCCGAGCAGGTGGCGGCGGCGCGCGCGGCCGGCCTCGATCCGCTGATCAGCGGCGTGATGCTGGAGAGCTTCCTGGTGCCCGGCGCGCAGCCGGTCGACGCCGAGCCGCTGGTCTACGGTCAGTCGGTCACCGACAAGTGCATGGGCTGGGAGGCCAGTGCCCAGGTCCTGGCCTCCCTCGCCCGCGCCGCAGGCTAG
- a CDS encoding DUF6199 family natural product biosynthesis protein, whose protein sequence is MGFVILIFLILVPLLLWAIFDPKGAWRASEAWKYKNPEANEPIDAAYALSRLGGVLTLVRLILGGIMLYTASRHSGEPERSRSGTSVTLTSADPSPRQEDLGPGTIVGYRYPSELTLQFVVLEGDAPYLASCTTGVGVYEHTNAIVVQVTRSVIDFSVHWSDDPAEPRALRPMCDDEKPSAVTRELQRPLGGRPFLTAAPMVDPATVGLAYARRPAQPLEEVAKPGVKQPLRPVRIDPSWTTVPLLAPAPAA, encoded by the coding sequence ATGGGTTTCGTCATTCTCATCTTCCTCATCCTCGTGCCGCTGTTGCTCTGGGCGATCTTCGATCCCAAGGGGGCGTGGCGCGCGTCGGAGGCGTGGAAGTACAAGAATCCCGAGGCCAACGAGCCGATCGACGCGGCGTACGCGCTGTCCCGCCTCGGCGGTGTGTTGACGTTGGTGAGGCTCATACTCGGCGGGATCATGCTGTACACGGCGAGCCGCCACTCCGGAGAGCCCGAGCGGTCGCGGTCGGGAACCTCGGTGACCCTGACGTCCGCCGACCCGTCCCCGCGCCAGGAGGATCTCGGTCCCGGGACGATCGTCGGCTATCGCTACCCGAGCGAGTTGACGTTGCAGTTCGTCGTTCTCGAAGGCGACGCGCCCTATCTGGCGAGCTGTACCACCGGGGTGGGCGTCTACGAGCACACCAACGCGATCGTGGTTCAGGTGACGCGCTCGGTCATCGACTTCTCGGTCCACTGGTCCGATGACCCGGCGGAGCCGCGTGCGCTGAGGCCCATGTGCGACGACGAGAAGCCCTCGGCCGTCACCCGTGAATTGCAGCGTCCCCTCGGTGGCCGGCCGTTCCTGACCGCGGCACCGATGGTCGACCCGGCCACGGTCGGCCTGGCTTACGCGCGCAGGCCCGCGCAGCCGCTCGAAGAGGTCGCCAAGCCCGGTGTGAAGCAACCGCTGCGGCCGGTCAGGATCGATCCCTCGTGGACGACGGTGCCGCTGCTGGCGCCCGCACCGGCGGCATAG
- a CDS encoding DUF885 domain-containing protein: MSTDAAHALVDDYLRLGLAFDRIEPGFVDAYTGDPALRAEADNAPAPDPAELARRARDLSRALPGALPADRAAFIGSHLTALECSARRFAGERIGFVDEVKAYFDVDITPADPDGYAQAHAAIADALGVPGATGDRLREAYAAHRRSEEIPPHLVQPLVDEFAGALREVVRGRYPLPPSEAVEFEIVSDKPWSGFNYYLGDYRSKVAINTDLPQYLSVLPGLVAHEAYPGHHTEHCRKEQFLVGERGEAEQMIFLVNTPQCLMAEGLADHALAAAKGNDWQTWAAEIYADFGLRFDAEKARALSAATAGLLHVRQDAALALHDAHTDPDDVAEFLQRWLLAPPERARQMLRFLTSPLWRAYISTYVEGYELLGRWLDAGEAAGDRRIDRFGRLLDEPLTPARLRAELAA; the protein is encoded by the coding sequence ATGAGCACCGACGCTGCCCACGCACTGGTCGACGACTACCTGCGGCTCGGGCTGGCCTTCGACCGGATCGAGCCGGGCTTCGTCGATGCGTACACCGGCGACCCCGCGTTGCGGGCCGAGGCCGACAACGCTCCGGCGCCCGATCCGGCCGAACTGGCCCGCCGTGCCCGGGACCTGTCGCGCGCATTGCCGGGCGCCCTCCCGGCCGATCGCGCCGCGTTCATCGGCTCGCACCTGACGGCGCTCGAATGCTCGGCGCGCAGGTTCGCCGGGGAACGGATCGGCTTCGTCGACGAGGTCAAGGCCTACTTCGACGTCGACATCACGCCCGCCGACCCGGACGGGTACGCGCAGGCGCACGCGGCGATCGCCGACGCGCTCGGCGTCCCGGGGGCCACCGGCGACCGGCTGCGCGAGGCCTACGCCGCGCATCGGCGCAGCGAGGAGATCCCGCCGCACCTGGTCCAGCCGCTGGTCGACGAGTTCGCCGGTGCCCTCCGCGAGGTGGTGCGCGGGCGGTATCCGCTTCCGCCGAGCGAGGCGGTCGAGTTCGAGATCGTCTCCGACAAGCCGTGGTCGGGCTTCAACTACTACCTCGGGGACTACCGGTCGAAGGTCGCCATCAACACCGATCTGCCGCAATACCTGTCGGTGCTGCCCGGACTCGTCGCCCACGAGGCCTACCCCGGGCATCACACCGAACACTGCCGCAAGGAGCAGTTCCTGGTCGGTGAGCGCGGCGAGGCGGAGCAGATGATCTTCCTGGTCAACACGCCGCAGTGTCTGATGGCCGAGGGGCTGGCCGACCACGCGCTGGCGGCCGCGAAGGGGAACGACTGGCAAACGTGGGCGGCGGAGATCTACGCCGATTTCGGGCTGCGCTTCGACGCCGAGAAGGCCCGCGCGCTCTCCGCGGCGACGGCCGGCCTGCTGCACGTCCGCCAGGATGCGGCGCTGGCCCTGCACGACGCACACACCGACCCCGACGACGTCGCCGAGTTCCTACAGCGGTGGCTGCTGGCGCCCCCGGAACGCGCCCGGCAGATGCTGCGCTTCCTCACCTCGCCGCTGTGGCGGGCCTACATCTCCACGTACGTCGAGGGCTACGAGCTGCTCGGCCGCTGGCTCGACGCCGGTGAGGCGGCCGGGGATCGCCGGATCGACCGTTTCGGCCGCCTGCTGGACGAGCCGCTGACCCCGGCCCGGCTGCGGGCCGAGCTGGCCGCCTAA
- a CDS encoding hemolysin III family protein, with protein MADLISNAVEAVKPRLRGVIHKYSAFIAASVGILLIVGTAMHRSAVDVAAVCIYVLGITGLFTTSTVYHRINWVSPRARIAMKRADHSMIFIFIAATYTPFCMMGLDSPERWWVLGIVWAGALGGVLLKVLWPGSPRWLGVILYIVLGWVIVWVAPDLLRNTGVAVFVLLAVGGVFYSLGGILFALRWPEPWPGTFGHHEVFHTCTAIAALLHYIAVWLVVLG; from the coding sequence ATGGCAGACCTGATCTCGAACGCCGTCGAAGCCGTCAAGCCCCGGCTGCGCGGCGTCATCCACAAATACTCGGCGTTCATCGCGGCCTCGGTGGGCATCCTCCTGATCGTGGGCACCGCCATGCATCGCAGCGCCGTCGACGTGGCAGCGGTCTGCATCTACGTCCTCGGGATCACCGGGCTCTTCACCACCAGCACCGTCTATCACCGGATCAATTGGGTCTCGCCCCGCGCGCGGATCGCGATGAAACGCGCGGATCACTCGATGATCTTCATCTTCATCGCGGCCACCTACACGCCGTTCTGCATGATGGGACTGGACAGCCCGGAACGGTGGTGGGTGCTCGGCATCGTCTGGGCCGGCGCGCTCGGCGGAGTGCTGCTCAAAGTCCTGTGGCCGGGTTCGCCGCGCTGGCTCGGGGTGATCCTCTACATCGTGCTCGGCTGGGTGATCGTCTGGGTGGCCCCCGACCTCCTGCGCAACACCGGGGTCGCGGTCTTCGTGCTGCTGGCCGTCGGCGGCGTCTTCTACAGCCTCGGCGGCATCCTGTTCGCCCTTCGCTGGCCGGAGCCGTGGCCGGGCACTTTCGGTCACCACGAGGTGTTCCACACCTGCACCGCGATCGCCGCGCTGCTGCACTACATCGCGGTGTGGCTGGTGGTCCTCGGGTAA
- a CDS encoding PepSY domain-containing protein: protein MAKSAEPLTPTETPGSPAVATDPGPPRPRAASITHLLRRLHFYAGVIVGPFLLIAAISGGLYALAPSAEQLIYRAQLHTDSTGEAHSIAEQVDAARAQRPDLTVSAVRPPASPGDTTQVLFADPSLPESTRLAVFVDPVTLRVQGELPSYGSSGSLPVRTWLDGLHRNLHLGEPGRMYSEFAASWLWVIALAGLALWVVNVRKQRRTRGTGRLLTLDRSARGRARSMNWHAVVGIWIILALLFLSATGLTWSRFAGENVSELRSTLSWTQPSVDTSLGNSPSADDGMADMPGMGHGHGGSAPAATGSAAVAATNAGYVDTALALARSVGVGRSDAVEISIPSDDDTAFTVAEVRAPWQFSPDTAAVDPSRDRVVAVDRFAHWPLAAKLANLGIALHMGILFGLLNQLVLFVVAVALVFLIVWGYRMWWQRRPRGAHRPGRAPTRGALRELPWPAIGVLAAIAAAVGWFIPLLGWPLLAFLVIDVVFGLAQRVRPDA, encoded by the coding sequence ATGGCGAAATCCGCCGAACCTTTGACCCCCACCGAGACCCCGGGCTCCCCCGCGGTCGCCACCGATCCCGGCCCACCGCGCCCCCGCGCGGCGAGCATCACGCACCTGCTGCGCAGGCTGCACTTCTACGCGGGTGTGATCGTCGGCCCATTCCTGCTGATCGCGGCGATCAGTGGCGGCCTCTACGCGCTGGCACCGTCGGCCGAACAACTCATCTACCGTGCGCAGTTGCACACCGATTCGACCGGCGAGGCGCATTCGATCGCCGAACAGGTCGACGCCGCGCGGGCTCAGCGCCCCGACCTCACCGTGTCGGCGGTCCGCCCGCCCGCGTCGCCGGGCGACACCACGCAAGTGCTGTTCGCCGACCCGTCGCTTCCGGAATCGACTCGGCTCGCCGTCTTCGTCGATCCGGTGACCCTGCGTGTTCAGGGCGAACTGCCGAGCTATGGCAGCAGCGGCTCGCTTCCCGTACGGACCTGGCTCGACGGCCTGCACCGCAATCTCCATCTCGGTGAGCCGGGCCGGATGTACAGCGAGTTCGCCGCATCATGGCTCTGGGTCATCGCCCTCGCTGGCCTGGCGCTGTGGGTGGTGAACGTCCGCAAACAGCGCCGTACCCGGGGCACCGGCCGGCTCCTGACCCTCGACCGGTCCGCCCGGGGCCGGGCACGCTCGATGAACTGGCACGCCGTCGTCGGTATCTGGATCATCCTCGCGCTGCTGTTCCTGTCGGCGACCGGTCTCACCTGGTCGCGGTTCGCGGGTGAGAACGTCTCCGAACTGCGCTCCACACTGAGCTGGACCCAGCCGTCGGTCGACACCTCGCTGGGGAATTCGCCGTCCGCCGACGACGGCATGGCCGACATGCCCGGCATGGGTCACGGCCACGGCGGATCCGCGCCGGCCGCGACCGGCTCCGCGGCCGTCGCCGCCACCAACGCCGGGTACGTCGACACCGCGCTCGCCCTGGCCCGGTCGGTCGGGGTCGGCCGCAGTGACGCCGTGGAGATCTCGATTCCGTCGGACGACGACACCGCGTTCACCGTCGCCGAGGTCCGCGCGCCGTGGCAGTTCTCCCCGGACACCGCCGCCGTCGACCCCAGCCGCGATCGGGTCGTCGCGGTGGATCGGTTCGCGCACTGGCCGCTCGCGGCGAAACTGGCGAACCTCGGGATCGCCCTGCACATGGGCATCCTGTTCGGGCTGCTCAATCAGCTGGTGCTGTTCGTGGTGGCGGTCGCGCTGGTCTTCCTGATCGTGTGGGGCTATCGGATGTGGTGGCAGCGCCGCCCGCGCGGCGCCCACCGGCCGGGCCGGGCACCGACCCGCGGCGCGCTGCGGGAACTGCCCTGGCCGGCCATCGGCGTGCTGGCGGCGATCGCCGCGGCCGTCGGCTGGTTCATCCCGCTGCTGGGCTGGCCGCTGCTGGCCTTCCTGGTGATCGACGTGGTGTTCGGGCTCGCGCAGCGGGTCCGGCCCGACGCCTAG
- the glyA gene encoding serine hydroxymethyltransferase, which yields MTLFTQSLAELDPDLAAAMNGELARQRDTLEMIASENFVPRSVLQAQGSVLTNKYAEGYPGRRYYGGCEYVDVVEDIARDRAKALFGADFANVQPHSGAQANAAVLMSLMEPGETLLGLDLAHGGHLTHGMRLNFSGKLYENAFYGVSKEDHRIDMDEVRKIALDTKPKVIVAGWSAYPRTLDFKAFREIADEVGAYLWVDMAHFAGLVAAGLHPNPVEYADVVSTTVHKTLGGPRSGLILAKQEWAKKLNSSVFPGQQGGPLMHVIAAKAAALKIAASEEFAERQRRTVAGAQALAERLTAKDVADAGITPLTGGTDVHLVLVDLRNSDLDGQQGEDLLHEIGITVNRNAVPFDPRPPMTPSGLRIGTPALATRGFGETEFAEVADIIATALAAGKNADVVALRSRVAKLSLDVPLYEGLEDWGMMSGR from the coding sequence ATGACCCTGTTTACGCAGTCCCTGGCCGAGCTCGACCCGGACCTCGCCGCCGCGATGAACGGCGAACTCGCGCGGCAGCGCGACACCCTCGAGATGATCGCCTCGGAGAACTTCGTGCCGCGGTCCGTGCTGCAGGCGCAGGGCAGCGTGCTGACCAACAAGTACGCCGAGGGCTACCCGGGCCGCCGCTACTACGGCGGCTGCGAGTACGTCGACGTCGTCGAGGACATCGCGCGCGACCGGGCGAAGGCGCTGTTCGGGGCCGATTTCGCCAACGTGCAGCCGCACTCGGGTGCGCAGGCCAACGCGGCGGTGCTGATGTCGCTGATGGAGCCGGGTGAGACCCTCCTCGGCCTGGACCTGGCGCACGGCGGTCACCTGACGCACGGCATGCGGCTCAACTTCTCCGGCAAGCTGTACGAGAACGCCTTCTACGGGGTCAGTAAGGAAGACCACCGCATCGACATGGACGAGGTGCGCAAGATCGCCCTCGACACCAAGCCGAAGGTGATCGTCGCCGGCTGGTCGGCCTACCCGCGCACCCTCGACTTCAAGGCCTTCCGGGAGATCGCCGACGAGGTCGGTGCGTACCTATGGGTCGACATGGCGCACTTCGCCGGTCTGGTGGCCGCCGGTCTGCACCCGAATCCCGTCGAGTACGCCGACGTCGTCTCGACCACCGTCCACAAGACCCTCGGCGGCCCGCGCTCGGGCCTGATCCTGGCGAAGCAGGAGTGGGCCAAGAAGCTGAACTCGTCGGTCTTCCCCGGCCAGCAGGGCGGCCCGCTGATGCATGTGATCGCCGCCAAGGCCGCCGCGCTGAAGATCGCCGCGAGCGAGGAGTTCGCCGAGCGCCAGCGCCGCACCGTCGCCGGCGCGCAGGCGCTGGCCGAGCGCCTGACCGCGAAGGACGTCGCCGACGCCGGCATCACCCCGCTGACCGGCGGCACCGACGTGCACCTGGTGCTGGTCGATCTGCGCAACTCCGACCTCGACGGTCAGCAGGGCGAGGATCTGCTCCACGAGATCGGCATCACCGTCAACCGCAACGCCGTCCCGTTCGACCCGCGCCCGCCGATGACCCCGTCCGGCCTGCGCATCGGCACCCCGGCGCTGGCCACCCGCGGATTCGGAGAGACCGAGTTCGCCGAGGTGGCCGACATCATCGCCACCGCACTCGCGGCGGGCAAGAACGCCGATGTGGTCGCCCTGCGCTCGCGGGTCGCCAAACTGTCCCTCGACGTCCCCCTGTACGAGGGACTCGAGGACTGGGGAATGATGAGCGGACGCTGA
- the coaA gene encoding type I pantothenate kinase, translated as MARLSSDRDPGLYLELDRRQWRELRQSMPMVLDERELEQLVGLGEQIDLNEVAEVYLPLSRLIHLQVEARQRLFAATSTFLGERQRNRQVPFVIGIAGSVAVGKSTTARVLAKLLSRWETHPKVDLVTTDGFLYPTAELQRRGIMHRKGFPESYDRRALLRFVTEVKSGTESVRAPVYSHVSYDIVPGVFHTVNQPDILIVEGLNVLQTGPTLTVSDLFDFSVYVDAKLADIEEWYISRFLTMRTTSFTDPESHFHYYSSLTDEQATIAARDIWTSINRPNLIENILPTRPRATLVLRKDRDHSINRVRLRKL; from the coding sequence ATGGCGCGCCTATCCAGCGATCGCGACCCCGGTCTCTATCTCGAACTGGACCGGCGGCAGTGGCGCGAACTCCGGCAGTCGATGCCGATGGTGCTCGATGAACGCGAGCTCGAGCAGCTGGTCGGTCTGGGCGAACAGATCGACCTCAACGAGGTGGCCGAGGTCTATCTGCCCCTCTCGCGGCTGATCCACCTGCAGGTCGAGGCCCGGCAACGGCTGTTCGCGGCGACGTCGACCTTCCTCGGCGAACGCCAGCGCAACCGCCAGGTGCCCTTCGTCATCGGCATCGCGGGCAGCGTCGCGGTCGGCAAGTCGACCACCGCCCGTGTGCTGGCGAAACTGCTGTCGCGCTGGGAGACCCACCCGAAGGTCGACCTGGTGACCACCGACGGCTTCCTGTATCCGACCGCCGAACTGCAGCGCCGCGGGATCATGCACCGCAAGGGCTTCCCCGAGTCGTACGACCGGCGCGCGCTGCTGCGGTTCGTCACCGAGGTCAAGTCGGGCACCGAGTCGGTGCGGGCACCGGTGTACTCGCACGTCTCGTACGACATCGTGCCCGGGGTGTTCCACACGGTGAATCAGCCCGACATCCTGATCGTCGAGGGCCTGAACGTCCTGCAGACCGGACCCACCCTGACCGTCTCGGACCTGTTCGACTTCTCCGTCTACGTCGACGCGAAGCTCGCCGACATCGAGGAGTGGTACATCTCCCGATTCCTGACGATGCGCACCACGTCGTTCACCGATCCGGAGTCGCATTTCCACTACTACTCGTCGCTGACCGACGAGCAGGCGACGATCGCGGCGCGCGACATCTGGACGTCGATCAACCGGCCGAACCTGATCGAGAACATCCTGCCCACCCGGCCGCGGGCCACACTGGTGCTCCGCAAGGACCGCGACCACTCGATCAACCGGGTGCGGCTGCGCAAGCTCTGA
- a CDS encoding isoprenyl transferase — translation MKLIPDRVRGGLYHVYETRLVQLMEPESVPRHVAIICDGNRRWAREAGFEDVAHGHRVGAKRIADMVGWCSELGIGTVTVYLLSTENLARESDELDALMQIVPDVVDEIADAPGDWRVRIVGNLDVLPGDVAQRLRDASARTDGRTGMNVNVAVGYGGRQEIVDAVRALLREKLAAGATAEELIDAVSVEGIDANLYTSGQPDPDLVIRTSGEQRLSGFLLWQSAYSEMWFTDAYWPEFRRVDFLRALRDFAARGRRYGK, via the coding sequence GTGAAACTGATCCCAGATCGTGTGCGGGGCGGGCTCTACCACGTCTACGAGACGCGGCTGGTCCAGCTCATGGAACCCGAATCGGTGCCGCGGCATGTCGCGATCATCTGCGACGGGAACCGCCGCTGGGCGCGCGAGGCCGGCTTCGAAGACGTCGCGCACGGCCACCGGGTCGGTGCCAAGCGGATCGCCGACATGGTCGGATGGTGCTCCGAACTCGGCATCGGTACCGTGACGGTGTACCTGCTGTCCACCGAGAATCTGGCCCGCGAGTCCGACGAGCTCGACGCGCTGATGCAGATCGTGCCCGACGTGGTCGACGAGATCGCCGATGCCCCCGGCGACTGGCGGGTGCGCATCGTCGGCAACCTCGACGTCCTGCCCGGCGACGTCGCCCAGCGCCTGCGCGATGCTTCGGCGCGCACCGACGGCCGCACCGGGATGAACGTCAACGTCGCCGTCGGCTACGGCGGCAGGCAGGAGATCGTCGATGCCGTGCGGGCCCTGCTGCGGGAGAAGCTCGCGGCCGGCGCCACCGCCGAGGAATTGATCGACGCCGTGTCGGTGGAGGGGATCGACGCGAACCTCTACACCAGCGGCCAGCCCGACCCGGACCTGGTGATCCGGACCTCGGGGGAGCAGCGGCTCTCCGGCTTCCTGCTGTGGCAGAGCGCGTATTCGGAGATGTGGTTCACCGATGCCTACTGGCCCGAGTTCCGGCGGGTGGACTTCCTGCGGGCGTTGCGCGACTTCGCCGCCCGCGGCCGGCGGTACGGCAAGTAA
- a CDS encoding acyl-ACP desaturase: MAVLDDEELINALEKALPEIAEEHQLGAAAWEPHDWVPWSRGRNFRFLGGEDFEPDQASLDPATAAPLLALLLTKDNLPSFHRVLAIHFPAFSDWRQLVGVWTAEDNRHAIALRDYLVVTRAMDPVDAENRRRIHVVAGWKQNPEAVAQVGPMNALALLAVHENQCVQFIGRLAERAEDPQLVTILEKIAVDDAVQASTFQAFLMAGMVADQEATVLAVDKALAEIEHIGSDVADYDAQRALFADFETEQTDAAIAAKLVDELKLDSVQELSETAEAARRRILALAAKA, translated from the coding sequence GTGGCTGTACTGGACGACGAAGAACTGATCAATGCGCTCGAGAAGGCGCTCCCGGAGATCGCCGAGGAGCACCAGCTCGGTGCGGCTGCCTGGGAGCCCCACGACTGGGTGCCGTGGAGCCGGGGCCGCAACTTCCGCTTCCTCGGCGGCGAGGACTTCGAGCCCGACCAGGCGAGCCTCGATCCGGCGACCGCCGCGCCGCTGCTGGCGCTGCTGCTGACCAAGGACAACCTGCCGTCGTTCCACCGCGTGCTGGCCATCCATTTCCCGGCGTTCTCCGACTGGCGCCAGCTGGTCGGCGTCTGGACCGCCGAGGACAACCGGCACGCCATCGCGCTGCGCGACTACCTGGTCGTGACGCGCGCCATGGATCCGGTGGACGCCGAGAACCGGCGCCGCATCCACGTCGTCGCCGGATGGAAGCAGAACCCGGAGGCCGTCGCCCAGGTCGGCCCGATGAACGCGCTCGCTCTGCTGGCCGTGCACGAGAACCAGTGCGTCCAGTTCATCGGCCGGCTCGCCGAGCGCGCCGAGGACCCGCAGCTGGTGACGATCCTGGAGAAGATCGCCGTCGATGATGCCGTGCAGGCGTCCACCTTCCAGGCGTTCCTGATGGCCGGCATGGTCGCCGACCAGGAGGCAACCGTGCTGGCCGTCGACAAGGCGCTCGCGGAGATCGAGCACATCGGCTCCGACGTCGCCGACTACGACGCCCAGCGCGCGCTGTTCGCCGACTTCGAGACCGAGCAGACCGATGCGGCGATCGCCGCGAAGCTGGTCGATGAGCTCAAGCTCGACAGCGTGCAGGAACTCAGCGAGACCGCGGAGGCCGCGCGCCGGCGCATCCTGGCGCTCGCCGCGAAGGCCTGA
- the ybaK gene encoding Cys-tRNA(Pro) deacylase gives MGATPAITALEKAGVEHAVHSYAHEKTSTDYGAEAVAIMGERIGAAPGQIFKTLVVDLGDRRLGVAVLPVPQQLSLKAAARAFGVSKAVMAQAAAVTRATGYVLGGVSPIGQKTPLPVVVDASAREWDAVLVSAGRRGLEIELAPADLIEVTGAMVAPIAVG, from the coding sequence ATGGGTGCCACCCCGGCGATCACCGCGCTGGAGAAGGCCGGTGTCGAGCATGCGGTGCACAGCTACGCGCACGAGAAGACCAGCACCGACTACGGCGCCGAGGCCGTCGCGATCATGGGGGAGCGGATCGGCGCGGCGCCCGGGCAGATCTTCAAGACGCTGGTGGTGGACCTCGGCGACCGCCGGCTCGGGGTCGCGGTTCTTCCGGTCCCGCAGCAGCTCTCGCTCAAGGCCGCGGCGCGGGCCTTCGGGGTGTCCAAGGCGGTGATGGCACAGGCGGCGGCGGTCACCCGGGCCACCGGATACGTCCTGGGCGGGGTCTCGCCGATCGGTCAGAAGACGCCGCTGCCCGTCGTCGTCGATGCGTCGGCGCGCGAGTGGGACGCCGTGCTGGTCAGCGCGGGCCGGCGTGGGCTGGAGATCGAACTGGCACCGGCCGATCTGATCGAGGTCACCGGTGCGATGGTCGCCCCGATCGCGGTGGGCTGA
- a CDS encoding histidine phosphatase family protein has product MSSRVHHPRVLLIRHGQTEWSATDRHTGRTDIDLTAKGEADATELVGIADRLALRDPYVICSPRRRALRTAELAGLRVDEVDDRFAEWNYGDYEGITRKQIQAEYEPGWMIWTHGARGGESVAQMTARVDGAVAHVAALLPERDVVVVSHGHFSRSFVCRFLGWPIAQGAAIDLRPAGAALLVDLAGDRRLCHLVGPEGAMAGIGAI; this is encoded by the coding sequence ATGAGCTCCCGCGTCCATCACCCCCGCGTCCTGCTGATCCGCCACGGCCAGACGGAGTGGTCGGCCACCGACCGGCACACCGGGCGCACCGACATCGACCTGACCGCCAAGGGCGAAGCCGACGCCACCGAACTGGTGGGAATCGCCGACCGCCTGGCCCTGCGCGACCCCTACGTGATCTGTTCGCCGCGCCGCCGGGCGCTGCGCACCGCCGAACTCGCGGGACTGCGGGTCGATGAGGTCGACGACCGGTTCGCCGAATGGAACTACGGGGACTACGAGGGCATCACCCGCAAGCAGATCCAGGCGGAGTACGAGCCGGGCTGGATGATCTGGACGCACGGCGCCCGCGGCGGCGAGTCGGTGGCGCAGATGACCGCCCGGGTCGACGGCGCCGTCGCCCACGTCGCCGCTCTCCTTCCGGAACGCGACGTGGTCGTGGTGTCGCACGGGCACTTCTCGCGGTCGTTCGTGTGCCGGTTTCTCGGCTGGCCGATCGCGCAGGGCGCCGCGATCGACCTGCGTCCGGCGGGCGCCGCACTGCTCGTCGATCTCGCCGGCGATCGTCGGCTGTGCCATCTGGTCGGCCCCGAGGGCGCGATGGCCGGTATCGGCGCTATCTGA